One Scyliorhinus canicula chromosome 14, sScyCan1.1, whole genome shotgun sequence genomic region harbors:
- the LOC119977680 gene encoding 28S ribosomal protein S18c, mitochondrial-like, producing the protein MPMKLENPSKESPKRCVLCGIPVDYRNTQLLSQFISPYTGHIFGRHITGLCGKKQREISKAIKRSQQMGFTSVTLKDPAFLKDPNICDFRLCE; encoded by the coding sequence ATGCCAATGAAGTTAGAAAACCCTTCCAAAGAGTCACCCAAGAGATGCGTTCTGTGTGGTATTCCAGTGGATTACAGGAACACACAGCTTTTGTCCCAGTTTATATCTCCATATACAGGTCACATTTTTGGGAGACACATAACAGGCTTGTGTGGAAAAAAACAAAGAGAAATTTCCAAGGCCATCAAAAGATCCCAGCAAATGGGATTTACGTCAGTCACATTGAAAGACCCTGCTTTCCTAAAAGATCCAAACATTTGCGATTTCAGACTTTGTGAATAA